One segment of Daphnia magna isolate NIES linkage group LG2, ASM2063170v1.1, whole genome shotgun sequence DNA contains the following:
- the LOC116916210 gene encoding uncharacterized protein LOC116916210 isoform X1: MCRHSARWSLFSCLLLVNVICLTSATLVDSQNSDFSDKPNGNSELTDLVQVDRSHPSSNQTNPVFASQHNPPNTTDSLTSDPFKPNRLKKRWSKDYGTSQAERRTFYPFKAVPRPQPNNGLPFKGYRPPKAPHIGYPVARPPYQPQPNRPTQPPHSYGVPKPTGYPASNYHQQEIYITYPPATTVRYPQTTGNSNLGGSYGPVITPSYVTATPETNTGYRPPKPTAPYVPSKPIYEVPTSYPNPSYVTNKPDYYLPSTTQIPYITPNPSYPLPLDQGVYPGYPVSPNGGGSYNPGPGYPSPSLETSDSHKPHYPVPPSSGYPSYPASSGGSYHGSAPVGSPPPIFVFIPKPGYYNTQHSNSKPGNYHKPSGTYPVHYHSTPRPSGIPNGQYYPAPVPIKHPKPVGVYPPAKAPSTAYGLPKPQRPTQQYPTSFYSGKTGAGTSAPNYNSASYAVENQLNIQPSYDNNKGGILATQLYQSTTPSISQSVTPAQPNVFQRGNISQRPANSPATYSTVVHDFIALPDQSGESQLNSFNKQNKSWIFGAESSLVLAVTELPDIIGNLPYYQDEFRVPFQSINKRPIKNDCGGSWVVLNQPPAKYVDPTQVQVEPIYLPVQEAAMDGFHSNFNGPFFRSPKEADDPIPTPRVNELSVVDPNTSNAYESYVPDFLIFATTPYTELSSTTGTTERIWRKPNGLVSSVSFFPSPSIQDDLITASEQRSSSSGITVVIPESTDPVKTLTSTENSVILSLNANNLQDDDSDEIDESEQGKRNSPSPFLAAVFSSVNKENDDDDSDSVVNETTDNNLGTNANSSVTEDSLIRHLRSANLRVLSSLINQAEIASLFQDQEYTLMAPSNAAFNKISASQRRRWITRPDTLREVLLNHVVPNHLNSSSFENEATHVTLAGSHRLRINIYNATDNRDIVTTVNGARFLTNDLRIGKLLVHIVDRVLMPSPTPSQTILDILNDGGRFQIGLQASLLGPALTKVLSSDSPLSVFIPTTEAFLSISQDEQRLFLNNETAFHNLLWYHIVPGTYYSEGLEDGQWLSTLHGVGRLRVDLTRQNRKSKLARINGEANVIESDVSASNGVVHFIDRILTDILF, translated from the exons ATGTGTCGCCATAGCGCCAGGTGGTCGCTATTCAGTTGTTTGCTTCTGGTTAACGTTATTTGCTTGACATCAGCTACGCTTGTCGATTCGCAAAACAGTGATTTTTCTGACAAACCAAATGGTAACTCTGAACTTACCGATCTTGTTCAAGTGGACCGTTCTCACCCATCTTCTAACCAGACTAATCCTGTATTCGCAAGTCAACATAATCCACCAAACACAACCGACAGTTTGACATCAGACCCATTCAAACCTAACCGTTTGAAGAAGCGATGGTCCAAAGATTATGGCACGTCCCAGGCTGAACGTCGAACGTTCTATCCTTTTAAGGCAGTGCCTCGTCCTCAACCAAACAACGGCCTACCATTCAAAGGCTACAGGCCACCTAAGGCTCCACATATTGGCTATCCTGTAGCCAGGCCACCTTACCAGCCGCAGCCCAATCGGCCCACTCAACCTCCCCATAGTTACGGCGTACCCAAACCAACTGGATATCCAGCATCCAATTATCATCAGCAAGAAATATACATCACATATCCACCAGCTACGACTGTGCGCTACCCTCAAACGACGGGCAATAGCAATTTAGGTGGGTCTTATGGGCCTGTCATTACGCCGAGTTATGTCACAGCCACTCCCGAAACAAACACGGGCTATCGTCCTCCAAAACCTACGGCACCTTATGTTCCAAGCAAACCGATTTACGAAGTTCCCACTTCTTATCCGAATCCCAGCTACGTCACAAATAAACCCGATTACTACCTTCCGTCAACAACTCAAATTCCGTACATTACACCGAATCCGTCGTACCCATTACCATTAGACCAAGGTGTTTATCCAGGCTATCCAGTATCGCCAAACGGTGGCGGATCGTACAATCCCGGTCCGGGATATCCATCGCCTTCCTTAGAAACTAGCGATTCCCACAAACCTCACTATCCGGTGCCACCGTCATCAGGATATCCGAGTTATCCAGCGTCGAGTGGAGGATCCTATCACGGATCAGCTCCAGTTGGTTCACCTCCACCAATTTTCGTGTTCATTCCCAAACCGGGCTACTACAATACCCAACATTCAAACTCTAAACCAGGTAATTATCATAAACCGAGTGGGACGTATCCAGTTCATTACCATTCAACACCGAGGCCTTCCGGAATCCCCAACGGCCAATACTATCCAGCACCAGTACCCATCAAACATCCAAAACCTGTCGGTGTCTATCCACCGGCCAAGGCGCCTAGTACGGCATACGGTTTACCTAAGCCTCAACGTCCCACACAACAATATCCAACTTCCTTTTATTCTGGTAAAACTGGAGCTGGAACTTCTGCGCCCAACTATAACAGTGCGAGTTACGCAGTTGAAAACCAACTCAATATTCAACCTAGTTACGATAATAACAAAGGCGGTATACTGGCAACACAATTGTATCAATCAACTACTCCATCCATATCCCAATCGGTAACACCGGCTCAGCCCAATGTGTTCCAGAGAGGTAACATTAGCCAACGACCGGCCAACTCTCCAGCAACATATTCGACAGTCGTCCACGATTTCATTGCTCTCCCAGACCAAAGTGGTGAGTCACAGTTGAATAGCTTTAACAAACAGAATAAGAGCTGGATATTCGGTGCTGAATCAAGCCTAGTTTTGGCTGTTACTGAGCTCCCTGACATCATCGGCAACCTGCCCTACTATCAAGATGAGTTTCGTGTACCTTTCCAATCGATCAACAAGCGTCCGATTAAAAACGATTGCGGGGGATCGTGGGTCGTTCTTAATCAACCCCCAGCTAAGTATGTAGATCCTACCCAAGTGCAAGTAGAACCGATTTATCTACCGGTACAGGAAGCTGCAATGGATGGatttcattcaaattttaaCGGTCCGTTCTTCCGCAGTCCGAAAGAAGCGGATGACCCAATTCCAACTCCACGAGTCAACGAGCTATCCGTGGTAGACCCTAACACAAGCAACGCTTATGAATCATACGTTCCAGACTTTTTAATTTTCGCAACTACACCGTACACCGAATTGTCTTCCACCACGGGTACGACGGAAAGAATATGGAGGAAACCGAATGGTTTGGTCTCATCGGTTTCATTCTTTCCAAGTCCCTCGATTCAAGATGATCTTATCACAGCATCCGAGCAACGATCCTCCAGTAGCGGAATAACCGTTGTCATACCCGAATCCACCGATCCTGTTAAAACCTTAACGTCGACTGAAAACTCCGTCATTTTATCGCTGAACGCAAACAATTTGCAAGACGATGATTCCGACGAAATCGATGAATCCGAGCAAGGAAAGCGCAATAGTCCGTCTCCTTTTCTAGCTGCCGTTTTTTCTTCcgttaacaaagaaaatgatgacgATGATAGCGATAGCGTCGTTAACGAAACGACTGACAACAACCTGGGAACTAATGCGAACTCGTCCGTAACGGAGGATTCACTTATTCGTCATCTGCGATCTGCTAATCTCAGAGTTCTATCCTCTTTGATTAACCAAGCCGAAATCGCTTCACTCTTTCAAGACCAAG AGTACACTCTGATGGCACCGAGCAATGCGGCGTTTAATAAAATTTCTGCTAGCCAGCGTCGGCGATGGATCACACGTCCAGATACTTTACGAGAGGTACTGCTGAATCACGTCGTACCGAATCATCTTAACTCGTCTTCATTTGAAAACGAAGCGACTCACGTAACTCTGGCTGGCTCGCATCGACTGAGGATCAACATCTACAACGCCACGGACAATAGG gATATCGTAACTACAGTCAACGGTGCCCGTTTCTTAACAAACGATCTACGTATAGGCAAACTGTTGGTGCATATCGTCGATCGCGTTCTAATGCCGAGCCCTACCCCTTCGCAAACCATATTAGACATCCTCAATGACGGCGGTAGGTTCCAGA TAGGTTTACAAGCTTCGCTATTGGGTCCCGCTCTCACGAAGGTCCTGTCGTCTGATTCTCCGCTGTCTGTCTTCATCCC GACAACTGAAGCATTTTTGAGCATCAGCCAAGATGAGCAGCGCCTATTCCTGAACAACGAAACAGCATTTCACA ATCTACTATGGTACCACATCGTTCCTGGAACTTATTACAGCGAAGGCCTGGAAGACGGCCAGTGGCTGTCCACCTTGCATGGCGTCGGCCGTCTGCGCGTCGACCTGACTCGCCAAAACAGGAAAA GTAAATTGGCGAGGATCAACGGGGAGGCGAACGTCATCGAGAGTGATGTAAGTGCCAGCAACGGAGTGGTCCACTTTATCGACCGCATTCTCACCGATATACTCTTCTAG
- the LOC116916210 gene encoding uncharacterized protein LOC116916210 isoform X2 has protein sequence MCRHSARWSLFSCLLLVNVICLTSATLVDSQNSDFSDKPNGNSELTDLVQVDRSHPSSNQTNPVFASQHNPPNTTDSLTSDPFKPNRLKKRWSKDYGTSQAERRTFYPFKAVPRPQPNNGLPFKGYRPPKAPHIGYPVARPPYQPQPNRPTQPPHSYGVPKPTGYPASNYHQQEIYITYPPATTVRYPQTTGNSNLGGSYGPVITPSYVTATPETNTGYRPPKPTAPYVPSKPIYEVPTSYPNPSYVTNKPDYYLPSTTQIPYITPNPSYPLPLDQGVYPGYPVSPNGGGSYNPGPGYPSPSLETSDSHKPHYPVPPSSGYPSYPASSGGSYHGSAPVGSPPPIFVFIPKPGYYNTQHSNSKPGNYHKPSGTYPVHYHSTPRPSGIPNGQYYPAPVPIKHPKPVGVYPPAKAPSTAYGLPKPQRPTQQYPTSFYSGKTGAGTSAPNYNSASYAVENQLNIQPSYDNNKGGILATQLYQSTTPSISQSVTPAQPNVFQRGNISQRPANSPATYSTVVHDFIALPDQSGESQLNSFNKQNKSWIFGAESSLVLAVTELPDIIGNLPYYQDEFRVPFQSINKRPIKNDCGGSWVVLNQPPAKYVDPTQVQVEPIYLPVQEAAMDGFHSNFNGPFFRSPKEADDPIPTPRVNELSVVDPNTSNAYESYVPDFLIFATTPYTELSSTTGTTERIWRKPNGLVSSVSFFPSPSIQDDLITASEQRSSSSGITVVIPESTDPVKTLTSTENSVILSLNANNLQDDDSDEIDESEQGKRNSPSPFLAAVFSSVNKENDDDDSDSVVNETTDNNLGTNANSSVTEDSLIRHLRSANLRVLSSLINQAEIASLFQDQEYTLMAPSNAAFNKISASQRRRWITRPDTLREVLLNHVVPNHLNSSSFENEATHVTLAGSHRLRINIYNATDNRDIVTTVNGARFLTNDLRIGKLLVHIVDRVLMPSPTPSQTILDILNDGGRFQSLQASLLGPALTKVLSSDSPLSVFIPTTEAFLSISQDEQRLFLNNETAFHNLLWYHIVPGTYYSEGLEDGQWLSTLHGVGRLRVDLTRQNRKSKLARINGEANVIESDVSASNGVVHFIDRILTDILF, from the exons ATGTGTCGCCATAGCGCCAGGTGGTCGCTATTCAGTTGTTTGCTTCTGGTTAACGTTATTTGCTTGACATCAGCTACGCTTGTCGATTCGCAAAACAGTGATTTTTCTGACAAACCAAATGGTAACTCTGAACTTACCGATCTTGTTCAAGTGGACCGTTCTCACCCATCTTCTAACCAGACTAATCCTGTATTCGCAAGTCAACATAATCCACCAAACACAACCGACAGTTTGACATCAGACCCATTCAAACCTAACCGTTTGAAGAAGCGATGGTCCAAAGATTATGGCACGTCCCAGGCTGAACGTCGAACGTTCTATCCTTTTAAGGCAGTGCCTCGTCCTCAACCAAACAACGGCCTACCATTCAAAGGCTACAGGCCACCTAAGGCTCCACATATTGGCTATCCTGTAGCCAGGCCACCTTACCAGCCGCAGCCCAATCGGCCCACTCAACCTCCCCATAGTTACGGCGTACCCAAACCAACTGGATATCCAGCATCCAATTATCATCAGCAAGAAATATACATCACATATCCACCAGCTACGACTGTGCGCTACCCTCAAACGACGGGCAATAGCAATTTAGGTGGGTCTTATGGGCCTGTCATTACGCCGAGTTATGTCACAGCCACTCCCGAAACAAACACGGGCTATCGTCCTCCAAAACCTACGGCACCTTATGTTCCAAGCAAACCGATTTACGAAGTTCCCACTTCTTATCCGAATCCCAGCTACGTCACAAATAAACCCGATTACTACCTTCCGTCAACAACTCAAATTCCGTACATTACACCGAATCCGTCGTACCCATTACCATTAGACCAAGGTGTTTATCCAGGCTATCCAGTATCGCCAAACGGTGGCGGATCGTACAATCCCGGTCCGGGATATCCATCGCCTTCCTTAGAAACTAGCGATTCCCACAAACCTCACTATCCGGTGCCACCGTCATCAGGATATCCGAGTTATCCAGCGTCGAGTGGAGGATCCTATCACGGATCAGCTCCAGTTGGTTCACCTCCACCAATTTTCGTGTTCATTCCCAAACCGGGCTACTACAATACCCAACATTCAAACTCTAAACCAGGTAATTATCATAAACCGAGTGGGACGTATCCAGTTCATTACCATTCAACACCGAGGCCTTCCGGAATCCCCAACGGCCAATACTATCCAGCACCAGTACCCATCAAACATCCAAAACCTGTCGGTGTCTATCCACCGGCCAAGGCGCCTAGTACGGCATACGGTTTACCTAAGCCTCAACGTCCCACACAACAATATCCAACTTCCTTTTATTCTGGTAAAACTGGAGCTGGAACTTCTGCGCCCAACTATAACAGTGCGAGTTACGCAGTTGAAAACCAACTCAATATTCAACCTAGTTACGATAATAACAAAGGCGGTATACTGGCAACACAATTGTATCAATCAACTACTCCATCCATATCCCAATCGGTAACACCGGCTCAGCCCAATGTGTTCCAGAGAGGTAACATTAGCCAACGACCGGCCAACTCTCCAGCAACATATTCGACAGTCGTCCACGATTTCATTGCTCTCCCAGACCAAAGTGGTGAGTCACAGTTGAATAGCTTTAACAAACAGAATAAGAGCTGGATATTCGGTGCTGAATCAAGCCTAGTTTTGGCTGTTACTGAGCTCCCTGACATCATCGGCAACCTGCCCTACTATCAAGATGAGTTTCGTGTACCTTTCCAATCGATCAACAAGCGTCCGATTAAAAACGATTGCGGGGGATCGTGGGTCGTTCTTAATCAACCCCCAGCTAAGTATGTAGATCCTACCCAAGTGCAAGTAGAACCGATTTATCTACCGGTACAGGAAGCTGCAATGGATGGatttcattcaaattttaaCGGTCCGTTCTTCCGCAGTCCGAAAGAAGCGGATGACCCAATTCCAACTCCACGAGTCAACGAGCTATCCGTGGTAGACCCTAACACAAGCAACGCTTATGAATCATACGTTCCAGACTTTTTAATTTTCGCAACTACACCGTACACCGAATTGTCTTCCACCACGGGTACGACGGAAAGAATATGGAGGAAACCGAATGGTTTGGTCTCATCGGTTTCATTCTTTCCAAGTCCCTCGATTCAAGATGATCTTATCACAGCATCCGAGCAACGATCCTCCAGTAGCGGAATAACCGTTGTCATACCCGAATCCACCGATCCTGTTAAAACCTTAACGTCGACTGAAAACTCCGTCATTTTATCGCTGAACGCAAACAATTTGCAAGACGATGATTCCGACGAAATCGATGAATCCGAGCAAGGAAAGCGCAATAGTCCGTCTCCTTTTCTAGCTGCCGTTTTTTCTTCcgttaacaaagaaaatgatgacgATGATAGCGATAGCGTCGTTAACGAAACGACTGACAACAACCTGGGAACTAATGCGAACTCGTCCGTAACGGAGGATTCACTTATTCGTCATCTGCGATCTGCTAATCTCAGAGTTCTATCCTCTTTGATTAACCAAGCCGAAATCGCTTCACTCTTTCAAGACCAAG AGTACACTCTGATGGCACCGAGCAATGCGGCGTTTAATAAAATTTCTGCTAGCCAGCGTCGGCGATGGATCACACGTCCAGATACTTTACGAGAGGTACTGCTGAATCACGTCGTACCGAATCATCTTAACTCGTCTTCATTTGAAAACGAAGCGACTCACGTAACTCTGGCTGGCTCGCATCGACTGAGGATCAACATCTACAACGCCACGGACAATAGG gATATCGTAACTACAGTCAACGGTGCCCGTTTCTTAACAAACGATCTACGTATAGGCAAACTGTTGGTGCATATCGTCGATCGCGTTCTAATGCCGAGCCCTACCCCTTCGCAAACCATATTAGACATCCTCAATGACGGCGGTAGGTTCCAGA GTTTACAAGCTTCGCTATTGGGTCCCGCTCTCACGAAGGTCCTGTCGTCTGATTCTCCGCTGTCTGTCTTCATCCC GACAACTGAAGCATTTTTGAGCATCAGCCAAGATGAGCAGCGCCTATTCCTGAACAACGAAACAGCATTTCACA ATCTACTATGGTACCACATCGTTCCTGGAACTTATTACAGCGAAGGCCTGGAAGACGGCCAGTGGCTGTCCACCTTGCATGGCGTCGGCCGTCTGCGCGTCGACCTGACTCGCCAAAACAGGAAAA GTAAATTGGCGAGGATCAACGGGGAGGCGAACGTCATCGAGAGTGATGTAAGTGCCAGCAACGGAGTGGTCCACTTTATCGACCGCATTCTCACCGATATACTCTTCTAG
- the LOC116916210 gene encoding uncharacterized protein LOC116916210 isoform X3 has protein sequence MCRHSARWSLFSCLLLVNVICLTSATLVDSQNSDFSDKPNGNSELTDLVQVDRSHPSSNQTNPVFASQHNPPNTTDSLTSDPFKPNRLKKRWSKDYGTSQAERRTFYPFKAVPRPQPNNGLPFKGYRPPKAPHIGYPVARPPYQPQPNRPTQPPHSYGVPKPTGYPASNYHQQEIYITYPPATTVRYPQTTGNSNLGGSYGPVITPSYVTATPETNTGYRPPKPTAPYVPSKPIYEVPTSYPNPSYVTNKPDYYLPSTTQIPYITPNPSYPLPLDQGVYPGYPVSPNGGGSYNPGPGYPSPSLETSDSHKPHYPVPPSSGYPSYPASSGGSYHGSAPVGSPPPIFVFIPKPGYYNTQHSNSKPGNYHKPSGTYPVHYHSTPRPSGIPNGQYYPAPVPIKHPKPVGVYPPAKAPSTAYGLPKPQRPTQQYPTSFYSGKTGAGTSAPNYNSASYAVENQLNIQPSYDNNKGGILATQLYQSTTPSISQSVTPAQPNVFQRGNISQRPANSPATYSTVVHDFIALPDQSGESQLNSFNKQNKSWIFGAESSLVLAVTELPDIIGNLPYYQDEFRVPFQSINKRPIKNDCGGSWVVLNQPPAKYVDPTQVQVEPIYLPVQEAAMDGFHSNFNGPFFRSPKEADDPIPTPRVNELSVVDPNTSNAYESYVPDFLIFATTPYTELSSTTGTTERIWRKPNGLVSSVSFFPSPSIQDDLITASEQRSSSSGITVVIPESTDPVKTLTSTENSVILSLNANNLQDDDSDEIDESEQGKRNSPSPFLAAVFSSVNKENDDDDSDSVVNETTDNNLGTNANSSVTEDSLIRHLRSANLRVLSSLINQAEIASLFQDQEYTLMAPSNAAFNKISASQRRRWITRPDTLREVLLNHVVPNHLNSSSFENEATHVTLAGSHRLRINIYNATDNRDIVTTVNGARFLTNDLRIGKLLVHIVDRVLMPSPTPSQTILDILNDGVGLQASLLGPALTKVLSSDSPLSVFIPTTEAFLSISQDEQRLFLNNETAFHNLLWYHIVPGTYYSEGLEDGQWLSTLHGVGRLRVDLTRQNRKSKLARINGEANVIESDVSASNGVVHFIDRILTDILF, from the exons ATGTGTCGCCATAGCGCCAGGTGGTCGCTATTCAGTTGTTTGCTTCTGGTTAACGTTATTTGCTTGACATCAGCTACGCTTGTCGATTCGCAAAACAGTGATTTTTCTGACAAACCAAATGGTAACTCTGAACTTACCGATCTTGTTCAAGTGGACCGTTCTCACCCATCTTCTAACCAGACTAATCCTGTATTCGCAAGTCAACATAATCCACCAAACACAACCGACAGTTTGACATCAGACCCATTCAAACCTAACCGTTTGAAGAAGCGATGGTCCAAAGATTATGGCACGTCCCAGGCTGAACGTCGAACGTTCTATCCTTTTAAGGCAGTGCCTCGTCCTCAACCAAACAACGGCCTACCATTCAAAGGCTACAGGCCACCTAAGGCTCCACATATTGGCTATCCTGTAGCCAGGCCACCTTACCAGCCGCAGCCCAATCGGCCCACTCAACCTCCCCATAGTTACGGCGTACCCAAACCAACTGGATATCCAGCATCCAATTATCATCAGCAAGAAATATACATCACATATCCACCAGCTACGACTGTGCGCTACCCTCAAACGACGGGCAATAGCAATTTAGGTGGGTCTTATGGGCCTGTCATTACGCCGAGTTATGTCACAGCCACTCCCGAAACAAACACGGGCTATCGTCCTCCAAAACCTACGGCACCTTATGTTCCAAGCAAACCGATTTACGAAGTTCCCACTTCTTATCCGAATCCCAGCTACGTCACAAATAAACCCGATTACTACCTTCCGTCAACAACTCAAATTCCGTACATTACACCGAATCCGTCGTACCCATTACCATTAGACCAAGGTGTTTATCCAGGCTATCCAGTATCGCCAAACGGTGGCGGATCGTACAATCCCGGTCCGGGATATCCATCGCCTTCCTTAGAAACTAGCGATTCCCACAAACCTCACTATCCGGTGCCACCGTCATCAGGATATCCGAGTTATCCAGCGTCGAGTGGAGGATCCTATCACGGATCAGCTCCAGTTGGTTCACCTCCACCAATTTTCGTGTTCATTCCCAAACCGGGCTACTACAATACCCAACATTCAAACTCTAAACCAGGTAATTATCATAAACCGAGTGGGACGTATCCAGTTCATTACCATTCAACACCGAGGCCTTCCGGAATCCCCAACGGCCAATACTATCCAGCACCAGTACCCATCAAACATCCAAAACCTGTCGGTGTCTATCCACCGGCCAAGGCGCCTAGTACGGCATACGGTTTACCTAAGCCTCAACGTCCCACACAACAATATCCAACTTCCTTTTATTCTGGTAAAACTGGAGCTGGAACTTCTGCGCCCAACTATAACAGTGCGAGTTACGCAGTTGAAAACCAACTCAATATTCAACCTAGTTACGATAATAACAAAGGCGGTATACTGGCAACACAATTGTATCAATCAACTACTCCATCCATATCCCAATCGGTAACACCGGCTCAGCCCAATGTGTTCCAGAGAGGTAACATTAGCCAACGACCGGCCAACTCTCCAGCAACATATTCGACAGTCGTCCACGATTTCATTGCTCTCCCAGACCAAAGTGGTGAGTCACAGTTGAATAGCTTTAACAAACAGAATAAGAGCTGGATATTCGGTGCTGAATCAAGCCTAGTTTTGGCTGTTACTGAGCTCCCTGACATCATCGGCAACCTGCCCTACTATCAAGATGAGTTTCGTGTACCTTTCCAATCGATCAACAAGCGTCCGATTAAAAACGATTGCGGGGGATCGTGGGTCGTTCTTAATCAACCCCCAGCTAAGTATGTAGATCCTACCCAAGTGCAAGTAGAACCGATTTATCTACCGGTACAGGAAGCTGCAATGGATGGatttcattcaaattttaaCGGTCCGTTCTTCCGCAGTCCGAAAGAAGCGGATGACCCAATTCCAACTCCACGAGTCAACGAGCTATCCGTGGTAGACCCTAACACAAGCAACGCTTATGAATCATACGTTCCAGACTTTTTAATTTTCGCAACTACACCGTACACCGAATTGTCTTCCACCACGGGTACGACGGAAAGAATATGGAGGAAACCGAATGGTTTGGTCTCATCGGTTTCATTCTTTCCAAGTCCCTCGATTCAAGATGATCTTATCACAGCATCCGAGCAACGATCCTCCAGTAGCGGAATAACCGTTGTCATACCCGAATCCACCGATCCTGTTAAAACCTTAACGTCGACTGAAAACTCCGTCATTTTATCGCTGAACGCAAACAATTTGCAAGACGATGATTCCGACGAAATCGATGAATCCGAGCAAGGAAAGCGCAATAGTCCGTCTCCTTTTCTAGCTGCCGTTTTTTCTTCcgttaacaaagaaaatgatgacgATGATAGCGATAGCGTCGTTAACGAAACGACTGACAACAACCTGGGAACTAATGCGAACTCGTCCGTAACGGAGGATTCACTTATTCGTCATCTGCGATCTGCTAATCTCAGAGTTCTATCCTCTTTGATTAACCAAGCCGAAATCGCTTCACTCTTTCAAGACCAAG AGTACACTCTGATGGCACCGAGCAATGCGGCGTTTAATAAAATTTCTGCTAGCCAGCGTCGGCGATGGATCACACGTCCAGATACTTTACGAGAGGTACTGCTGAATCACGTCGTACCGAATCATCTTAACTCGTCTTCATTTGAAAACGAAGCGACTCACGTAACTCTGGCTGGCTCGCATCGACTGAGGATCAACATCTACAACGCCACGGACAATAGG gATATCGTAACTACAGTCAACGGTGCCCGTTTCTTAACAAACGATCTACGTATAGGCAAACTGTTGGTGCATATCGTCGATCGCGTTCTAATGCCGAGCCCTACCCCTTCGCAAACCATATTAGACATCCTCAATGACGGCG TAGGTTTACAAGCTTCGCTATTGGGTCCCGCTCTCACGAAGGTCCTGTCGTCTGATTCTCCGCTGTCTGTCTTCATCCC GACAACTGAAGCATTTTTGAGCATCAGCCAAGATGAGCAGCGCCTATTCCTGAACAACGAAACAGCATTTCACA ATCTACTATGGTACCACATCGTTCCTGGAACTTATTACAGCGAAGGCCTGGAAGACGGCCAGTGGCTGTCCACCTTGCATGGCGTCGGCCGTCTGCGCGTCGACCTGACTCGCCAAAACAGGAAAA GTAAATTGGCGAGGATCAACGGGGAGGCGAACGTCATCGAGAGTGATGTAAGTGCCAGCAACGGAGTGGTCCACTTTATCGACCGCATTCTCACCGATATACTCTTCTAG